From the genome of Fusarium oxysporum f. sp. lycopersici 4287 chromosome 3, whole genome shotgun sequence, one region includes:
- a CDS encoding hypothetical protein (At least one base has a quality score < 10) — translation METPELHMGSSPHSRAGVINPNETTPWLRHTRWPDLFRNRSLEVISTTAQQPDFVQGQDYLLGKWKESSVESSAEAEAQLRILLHGVDIMFNCVMATMARTSYTSRCWLNTYSRNDFWPHPFRAVLCLKRYISVWKRLICFVFRVLGFKERQRQQLYNFKLGLKEEKMMHYILFLASQLPSREQGHSRRQPVEDDVLSQASSDESDGETDFEEDASIGIDDSSQYQSEFLLPSRPWLELSEALFQLSMMFWTHQDPAGDMSSSVIIYYTAVMGIQRRSMSYYPAHNSTGGLAALMWVGRALFLEYALPLYSYTTLAYHWSSRDQYHSQPERLEAIRQRYLVRGCYTPFGELIELKAFAKSIVRLEGMPGNLSWAPDGRSFVVGNDKEVKLSDFCKTYHKAIALVEEQVEEMMLGLEPNFNVDVVRDDLNCRKAGWSFLQKPENKLSDAREMLINKLRTSQFRGKPFATASHWCPDTCLAYLNLGLDLNKSAFAALQISGGLPGRGSEVTSIRCVNTELTMRNVFFYGGRMIIVINYNKARASNNYSFYIVRYLPANLSLSLLKYLAMIRPTIDFLSTALKMPHYKCNEFLFQDPSGRQKHLSSAQASGILKYLTRDLVTPWTLFLYRQASLAISKRYISKLVEKRNYYYPTSADDPIRMFAAGAGHHPRMLLTAYAIDKALPSRLQPELLEMYYRLSTMWQDWNVQYYRDNCQAQDKEPCKSLNVTLHTWKRASSPESPERAPKRVKTALGGENTNDLSEGFLYNCQYQILICITCGSMVQPGTRPLYSHLNTIHQITGAACKTLIERFSHKGADKAVKRCTWREPGNFNSNLSALTWTAQLILFDFVCFQKQDDEDGIPDLLDQMCKKYFQQMAETPFGHVLQWRLYLFAASRTSLTKHQARWSLDGETVDYMGTKLHMEQVTQLVESEFRQAHSLLYDELLFRMRDVAPIEAWRLHDDLNVDDYGASWLTDERNREILVGTHDALLRQIEERADLRQVFVRLDPNGGVRLCPKAIAIYEAHVQEFLKRILAPISVPSGPPLRSPELLSITYINTGARRRSVFLWEKMVMIYIQYSKSQEQTGEEKDNIRFLPPAVGNLLLTYLAFVLPLRQAFLRQSKPGALLSPYLWSKLGGEVWRDGMVSSCLRRACIRAEVPQFQVAWWRQVAASITKEKFSAREQANFDMGEIAASEEVEDEADLAPRKSPNGAQDVLG, via the exons ATGGAAACGCCAGAATTACATATGGGGAGCAGTCCCCATAGCCGTGCCGGAGTTATCAACCCCAACGAGACGACACCATGGCTCCGACATACACGCTGGCCTGACCTATTCCGTAATCGATCACTCGAAGTTATCAGCACAACAGCACAACAGCCCGACTTCgtccaaggccaagattATCTACTTGGCAAATGGAAGGAAAGTTCGGTCGAAAGCTCTGCTGAGGCCGAAGCTCAGCTACGCATCTTACTACACGGTGTTGATATCATGTTCAATTGTGTGATGGCTACAATGGCCCGCACGTCATACACATCTCGCTGCTGGCTCAATACGTATTCGAGAAATGACTTTTGGCCACATCCATTCCGAGCTGTGTTGTGCttaaaaagatatatttcCGTCTGGAAGCGATTAATATGCTTCGTCTTTCGGGTTTTGGGATTCAAGGAACGACAGCGTCAACAGCTCTACAATTTCAAACTGGGactgaaagaagaaaagatgatGCATTACATCTTATTTCTTGCGAGTCAACTTCCGAGTCGTGAGCAAGGCCACTCCCGCAGGCAACCTGTTGAGGACGATGTATTAAGTCAAGCAAGCAGTGATGAGAGCGATGGGGAGACAGATTTTGAAGAAGACGCGAGCATTGGAATAGATGATAGCTCACAGTATCAGTCCGAATTCCTCTTACCATCCAGGCCTTGGCTGGAGTTATCAGAAGCTTTGTTCCAGCTCTCAATGATGTTCTGGACACATCAGGACCCCGCTGGAGACATGTCGTCTTCtgttattatatattatactgCTGTTATGGGGATTCAAAGACGGTCCATGTCTTATTACCCAGCTCACAACTCTACAGGCGGGCTAGCGGCACTTATGTGGGTTGGACGTGCACTCTTTTTGGAGTATGCTCTTCCTCTATATAGCTACACTACCCTTGCGTACCACTGGTCATCCCGAGATCAATACCACTCCCAACCAGAGCGGCTCGAAGCAATCCGTCAAAGATATCTTGTACGAGGCTGCTACACACCTTTCGGAGAACTCATTGAACTGAAGGCGTTTGCCAAGTCTATTGTGAGACTGGAGGGCATGCCCGGTAACCTCTCCTGGGCTCCTGATGGCCGGTCGTTTGTGGTGGGCAATGACAAAGAAGTAAAACTCTCCGACTTCTGCAAAACTTACCATAAGGCCATAGCACTGGTCGAGGAGCAGGTCGAAGAAATGATGCTGGGCTTAGAGCCGAATTTCAATGTTGATGTCGTCAGGGATGATCTGAATTGTCGAAAGGCCGGCTGGTCTTTCTTACAAAAGCCTGAGAACAAGCTATCAGATGCACGGGAGATGCTGATAAACAAGCTTCGCACGTCTCAATTCCGTGGCAAACCCTTTGCAACTGCATCTCATTGGTGTCCAGACACATGTCTAGCATACTTGAATCTTGGCCTCGATCTCAACAAATCGGCTTTCGCTGCGTTACAGATATCAGGCGGGTTGCCAGGCCGTGGCAGTGAAGTAACTAGCATTCGTTGCGTCAATACCGAGCTTACTATGCGCAATGTTTTTTTCTACGGGGGAAGGATGATAATCGTGATAAATTACAACAAGGCAAGAGCATCGAACAACTATTCTTTTTACATTGTTCGATATCTTCCGGCAAATCTCAGTCTAAGCTTATTGAAGTATCTTGCTATGATCCGGCCTACGATTGATTTCTTGTCAACGGCCTTGAAGATGCCTCATTACAAATGTAATGAGTTTCTCTTTCAAGATCCCTCCGGGAGGCAAAAGCATTTAAGCTCGGCTCAGGCTTCGGGCATTCTCAAATACTTGACTCGAGATCTCGTCACACCATGGACCCTCTTCTTATATAGGCAAGCATCCCTGGCAATTTCGAAGCGGTATATCAGCAAGCTCGTGGAAAAAAGAAACTATTACTACCCAACCAGCGCGGACGATCCGATACGGATGTTCGCGGCAGGAGCTGGCCATCACCCTCGAATGCTGTTAACAGCTTATGCTATCGATAAGGCTCTACCATCTCGGCTGCAACCGGAGCTTCTCGAAATGTACTATCGCCTTTCCACAATGTGGCAGGACTGGAATGTCCAATATTACCGTGATAATTGCCAAGCTCAGGATAAGGAACCCTGCAAGTCTCTCAATGTCACACTGCATACGTGGAAGAGAGCCTCAAGCCCTGAGAGTCCTGAAAGAGCTCCTAAGAGGGTCAAGACAGCTTTGGGTGGTGAAAATACAAACGATCTCTCCGAGGGGTTTCTCTACAACTGCCAGTACCAGATTCTAATATGCATCACATGCGGTTCGATGGTTCAGCCAGGGACCAGGCCGTTATACAGCCACTTGAACACTATCCACCAGATCACAGGCGCAGCCTGCAAGACATTGATAGAAAGGTTCAGCCA TAAAGGGGCTGACAAGGCGGTAAAGCGGTGCACATGGCGCGAACCAGGGAACTTCAACAGCAATCTATCGGCACTCACCTGGACCGCCCAGCTCATCCTGTTCGACTTCGTGTGCTTCCAGAAGcaggacgacgaagacgGAATCCCCGATCTGCTGGATCAAATGTGCAAGAAGTACTTTCAGCAGATGGCGGAGACACCTTTCGGACATGTACTGCAATGGAGGCTATATCTCTTTGCGGCCTCCCGCACCAGTCTTACCAAGCACCAAGCCCGCTGGTCCCTTGATGGGGAAACGGTCGACTATATGGGGACGAAACTACACATGGAACAAGTGACACAGCTGGTCGAGTCTGAGTTCCGCCAGGCGCACTCGCTTCTGTATGATGAGCTCTTGTTTAGAATGAGGGATGTTGCTCCGATCGAGGCATGGAGGCTGCACGACGATCTAAATGTAGACGACTACGGCGCTTCGTGGTTGACAGACGAGAGGAATCGCGAGATACTGGTGGGGACGCATGACGCCCTGCTCCGACAGATCGAAGAGAGGGCGGATCTACGGCAGGTATTCGTGCGGCTGGATCCAAACGGTGGGGTTCGCCTCTGCCCCAAGGCGATAGCTATCTATGAGGCGCATGTTCAGGAGTTCCTCAAGAGGATACTGGCACCCATCTCGGTTCCCTCGGGCCCTCCATTACGCTCCCCAGAACTACTCTCCATCACGTACATCAACACGGGTGCCCGCCGCCGATCGGTATTTCTATGGGAGAAGATGGTCATGATATATATACAATACAGTAAAAGCCAGGAACAGACCggggaggagaaggataaCATCAGGTTCCTACCCCCGGCTGTTGGAAACCTCCTCTTGACATATCTCGCGTTCGTGCTGCCCTTGCGTCAGGCCTTTCTACGTCAGAGCAAGCCGGGGGCTCTACTTTCGCCATACCTATGGTCAAAGCTTGGTGGCGAGGTCTGGAGGGACGGTATGGTCTCATCCTGCCTCCGGAGGGCATGTATACGGGCAGAGGTGCCCCAGTTCCAGGTGGCATGGTGGCGCCAAGTTGCTGCTTCTATTACAAAGGAGAAGTTCAGCGCCAGGGAGCAGGCTAATTTCGACATGGGTGAGATCGCGGCAtctgaagaagttgaggatgaagcggATCTTGC GCCCCGAAAGTCCCCTAAtggggcacaggacgtgctggGCTAG